From Aedes albopictus strain Foshan chromosome 1, AalbF5, whole genome shotgun sequence, one genomic window encodes:
- the LOC134284856 gene encoding facilitated trehalose transporter Tret1-like has protein sequence MTRSSTESVVGNPSRKLPQYIAALAASGGALAAGTFLGWTSPAEIPLVQNEEYKFPINAEEFSWIGSMANLGAALMCFPIGILMKMVGRKWAMLLLVLPLMLGWLLIIFASNVAMLMVGRFFLGVGGGAFAISGPAYTAEISDPSIRGALGMFFQLFITLGILFGYAVGAAVNVQVLSIICAVIPIAFGAIFFFMPESPQYFIEKNRIEDASKSLKWLRGSHYDQRAELETLQAEDAKLRAEKITFLQCFQQRATIRALIISLGLVFFHQMSGVNAVIFYTTTIFDAANSGLDPTAATIIVGVIQVVATFLATIIVDKVGRRILLMLSDFFMAVSTILLAVYFQLKEADETQVENLGWLPVLALCLFIAMFSIGYGPIPWLMIGELFANNVKAYVSPLGGAFSWLFAFLVTKVFTNLRDALGISGAFWLFSGISLVGTIFVFFIVPETKGISLVEIQRILSGEKVRGSKGHVNRAMEDDEK, from the exons ATGACACGCTCCTCAACGGAAAGCGTGGTCGGCAATCCCAGCCGGAAGCTGCCCCAGTACATCGCCGCACTGGCTGCGTCCGGTGGTGCCCTAGCAGCGGGAACCTTCCTCGGATGGACATCGCCAGCGGAGATCCCGCTGGTGCAGAACGAGGAATACAAGTTCCCCATCAATGCGGAGGAGTTCTCCTGGATCGGGTCGATGGCCAATCTGGGCGCGGCACTGATGTGCTTCCCGATCGGGATTCTAATGAAGATGGTTGGCCGGAAGTGGGCCATGTTGCTGCTGGTGCTGCCACTGATGCTCGGATGGCTGCTGATCATCTTTGCCAGCAACGTAGCGATGTTGATGGTGGGGCGGTTCTTCCTCGGTGTAGGTGGTGGTGCCTTTGCTATATCGGGTCCGGCGTACACAGCTGAGATATCCGACCCATCAATACGCGGAGCGTTAGGGATGTTCTTCCAGCTGTTCATCACGCTAGGAATTCTGTTCGGATACGCAGTAGGTGCCGCTGTAAACGTACAGGTGCTGAGCATCATTTGCGCCGTCATTCCGATTGCTTTCGGAGCAATCTTCTTCTTCATGCCCGAGAGTCCGCAATATTTC ATTGAGAAAAATCGAATCGAAGATGCATCCAAGTCGCTTAAATGGCTTCGAGGAAGCCACTACGATCAACGTGCTGAGCTGGAGACGCTACAAGCAGAGGACGCTAAGCTGCGAGCAGAGAAGATCACTTTCCTGCAATGTTTCCAGCAGCGAGCAACAATTCGTGCGTTGATCATCTCCCTCGGGTTGGTGTTCTTCCACCAGATGTCCGGAGTGAATGCCGTCATTTTCTACACTACAACCATCTTTGATGCTGCAAACTCTGGACTGGATCCCACAGCGGCTACGATCATCGTTGGAGTCATCCAGGTCGTCGCCACCTTCCTGGCCACCATCATAGTCGACAAAGTTGGCCGTCGGATCTTGCTGATGCTCTCGGATTTCTTCATGGCTGTGTCCACGATCCTTCTCGCCGTGTACTTCCAACTCAAGGAAGCCGATGAAACACAGGTGGAGAACCTGGGCTGGCTTCCGGTCCTGGCGCTGTGTCTCTTCATCGCCATGTTCTCCATCGGCTACGGTCCGATTCCATGGCTGATGATCGGGGAACTTTTCGCCAACAACGTCAAAGCTTACGTAAGTCCACTGGGTGGAGCATTcagttggttgtttgctttcctgGTAACGAAGGTCTTCACCAACCTGCGAGATGCCCTTGGGATATCCGGAGCGTTCTGGCTGTTCTCGGGGATATCCTTGGTTGGTACCATCTTTGTGTTCTTCATTGTGCCGGAAACGAAGGGAATCTCGCTGGTGGAAATCCAACGGATTCTGTCCGGGGAGAAGGTGCGAGGGTCTAAAGGTCACGTAAATCGAGCTATGGAAGACGATGAAAAATAG
- the LOC134284854 gene encoding LOW QUALITY PROTEIN: facilitated trehalose transporter Tret1-like (The sequence of the model RefSeq protein was modified relative to this genomic sequence to represent the inferred CDS: substituted 2 bases at 2 genomic stop codons), producing MEESGRKFPQVIAGLAASGGALAAGTFLGWTAPAEIPLVQKHEYGFPISAEDFSWIGSIANVGAAVVCFPIGILMKTVGRKWAMLSMVLPLLIGWMLIVFANNVTMLMAGRFLLGAGGGAFCIAAPTYTAEIGEPSIRGTLGTFCELMITVGILFVYAVDAVGSVRMLSAICGVIPIVFGVIFFFMPESPYYFVSVGXMSSXEIKISIAKDRETDAARSLEWLRGHLYNEIEEIEELKAEEAKSRSDKITILQCLQQRATIKALIISLGLMFFQQLSGINAVIFYATTIFDDANTGLEASTATIIIGVIQMVATLLATFIVDRVGRRILLLASDFFMALSTIALAVYFQLKESNETQVENLGWLPVLALCLFIAMFSIGYGPIPWLMVGELFANNVKAYVSPLAGVFNWLLAFLVTKVFTNLRDALGISGAFWLFSGISLVGTAFVFVIVPETKSISLFEIQRILSGHTVQRTKG from the exons ATGGAGGAGAGTGGCAGAAAGTTTCCGCAGGTCATCGCTGGGCTGGCTGCGTCCGGTGGTGCCTTGGCCGCAGGTACTTTCCTCGGGTGGACAGCACCGGCGGAGATTCCACTGGTACAgaagcacgaatacggattccccatCAGTGCGGAGGACTTTTCCTGGATCGGGTCGATAGCCAACGTGGGTGCAGCGGTGGTGTGCTTTCCCATCGGAATACTGATGAAGACGGTTGGAAGGAAGTGGGCCATGCTGTCGATGGTTCTGCCGTTGCTGATTGGGTGGATGCTGATCGTGTTTGCGAATAATGTGACGATGCTGATGGCTGGGCGGTTCTTGCTGGGTGCTGGAGGTGGTGCGTTCTGTATTGCTGCGCCGACTTACACGGCTGAGATCGGCGAGCCGTCGATTCGGGGAACGCTGGGTACGTTTTGTGAGCTGATGATTACGGTTgg tatcCTGTTTGTGTATGCTGTGGATGCGGTTGGAAGTGTTCGGATGCTGAGTGCCATTTGCGGTGTGATCCCGATTGTGTTTGGGGTGATCTTCTTCTTCATGCCCGAGAGTCCTTATTACTTCGTAAGTGTCGGGTAAATGAGTTCCTAGGAAATCAAAATCTCTATCGCAAAGGATCGTGAAACTGATGCTGCCAGATCACTCGAATGGTTGCGTGGCCACCTCTATAATGAGATTGAAGAGATTGAAGAACTGAAAGCAGAAGAAGCTAAATCGCGAAGTGACAAGATAACCATCCTCCAATGTCTCCAACAGCGAGCCACCATCAAAGCGCTGATAATCTCTTTGGGATTGATGTTCTTCCAGCAGCTGTCCGGAATCAATGCCGTCATCTTCTACGCAACAACAATTTTCGACGATGCCAACACCGGATTGGAAGCATCAACGGCAACGATCATCATTGGGGTCATCCAGATGGTGGCCACCCTGTTGGCAACGTTCATCGTTGACCGGGTCGGACGTCGAATCTTACTCTTAGCGTCCGACTTCTTCATGGCCCTTTCCACCATCGCTCTTGCGGTGTACTTTCAGCTCAAGGAATCCAACGAAACTCAGGTGGAGAACCTGGGTTGGCTTCCAGTTCTGGCACTCTGTCTGTTTATCGCCATGTTTTCCATCGGTTACGGCCCAATCCCGTGGCTGATGGTTGGGGAGCTGTTCGCCAACAACGTCAAGGCCTACGTCAGCCCTCTGGCCGGAGTGTTCAACTGGCTGCTTGCTTTCCTCGTAACGAAGGTCTTCACCAACCTCCGAGACGCGCTTGGCATCTCCGGGGCATTTTGGCTGTTCTCTGGAATATCCCTGGTTGGTACCGCCTTTGTTTTCGTCATTGTGCCGGAAACGAAGAGTATCTCTCTGTTTGAGATTCAGCGAATTCTGTCCGGACACACAGTTCAAAGAACTAAAGGCTAG